One Glutamicibacter mishrai genomic window carries:
- a CDS encoding bifunctional aldolase/short-chain dehydrogenase, whose protein sequence is MTQSIAPATTSAAAALIERSNRLGQDKKNTNYAGGNTSAKGTTIDPVTGENIELLWVKGSGGDLGTLTEQGLSTLRLDRMRALVDVYPGVDREDEMVAAFDYCLHGKGGAAPSIDTAMHGLVNANHVDHLHPDSGIAIATAKDGQELTAKIFGGKVAWVDWRRPGFQLGLDIARIKEENPQAVGCILGGHGITAWGDTSEESEANSLWIIDTAAAYIQEHGAPEPFGPVRPGFEALPEPERRARAAALAPTIRSLASNDKPMVGHFSDDERVLDFLSRRKLAPLAALGTSCPDHFLRTKVKPMVLDLPGTASIDEQLARLQELHAEYREDYQRYYESHKDENSPAMRGADPLIVLVPGVGMFSYGANKQTARVAGEFYLNAINVMRGAEALSTYTPISDAEKFRIEYWALEEAKLQRMPKPKSHAGRIALVTGAASGIGKAVAKRLAAEGACVVIADLDLAKAQDAAAELGDADVAVGVAANVADAQAVQAAIDDAVLAFGGLDLVVNNAGLSLSKSLLETTEADWDLQHDVMAKGSFLVSKAAAKVLIEQKLGGDIIYISSKNSVFAGPNNIAYSATKADQAHQVRLLAVELGEHGVRVNGINPDGVVRGSGIFASGWGANRAATYGVAEEDLGQFYANRTILKREVIPENIADAVYVLTGPELSRTTGLHIPVDSGVAAAFLR, encoded by the coding sequence ATGACTCAAAGCATCGCACCTGCCACCACCAGCGCGGCGGCCGCGCTCATCGAGCGCTCCAACCGGCTGGGCCAGGACAAGAAGAACACCAACTACGCCGGCGGCAATACCTCGGCCAAGGGCACCACCATCGATCCGGTGACCGGGGAGAACATCGAGCTGCTGTGGGTCAAGGGATCCGGCGGCGATCTGGGAACGCTCACCGAACAGGGCCTGTCCACACTGCGCCTGGATCGCATGCGGGCACTGGTGGACGTCTACCCGGGCGTGGACCGGGAAGATGAAATGGTCGCCGCCTTCGACTACTGCCTGCACGGCAAGGGCGGCGCGGCCCCATCCATCGACACCGCCATGCATGGCCTGGTCAACGCCAACCACGTGGACCACCTGCACCCGGACTCCGGCATCGCCATCGCCACCGCCAAGGACGGGCAGGAACTGACGGCCAAGATCTTCGGCGGCAAGGTTGCCTGGGTCGATTGGCGCCGACCGGGCTTCCAGCTCGGGCTGGATATTGCCCGGATCAAGGAAGAGAACCCTCAAGCGGTGGGCTGCATCCTCGGCGGACATGGAATCACCGCCTGGGGCGATACGAGCGAAGAGTCCGAAGCCAACTCCCTGTGGATCATCGACACCGCCGCCGCCTACATCCAGGAACACGGTGCCCCCGAGCCCTTCGGTCCAGTGCGTCCCGGCTTCGAAGCACTTCCGGAGCCAGAGCGCCGCGCTCGTGCCGCCGCCCTGGCGCCAACCATCCGTTCACTGGCCAGCAATGACAAGCCGATGGTCGGCCACTTCAGCGACGACGAGCGGGTATTGGACTTCCTCTCCCGGCGAAAGCTGGCGCCGCTGGCCGCGCTGGGCACCAGCTGCCCGGACCATTTCCTGCGGACCAAGGTCAAGCCGATGGTCCTGGATCTGCCAGGCACCGCCAGCATCGACGAGCAGCTCGCCCGGCTTCAGGAACTGCATGCCGAATACCGCGAGGACTACCAGCGCTACTATGAGAGCCACAAGGATGAGAACTCCCCGGCGATGCGCGGAGCAGACCCGTTGATCGTCCTAGTTCCCGGCGTGGGCATGTTCTCCTACGGCGCGAACAAGCAGACCGCGAGGGTGGCTGGCGAGTTCTACCTCAACGCCATCAACGTCATGCGCGGCGCTGAAGCGCTGTCGACCTACACCCCGATTTCAGATGCGGAAAAGTTCCGGATCGAATACTGGGCGCTGGAGGAAGCCAAGCTGCAGCGCATGCCGAAGCCGAAGTCCCACGCCGGACGCATCGCGTTGGTCACCGGAGCCGCTTCGGGCATCGGCAAGGCCGTGGCCAAGAGGCTTGCTGCCGAGGGAGCCTGCGTGGTGATCGCCGACCTGGACCTGGCCAAGGCGCAGGATGCCGCCGCAGAATTGGGCGACGCGGATGTGGCTGTAGGCGTGGCCGCCAACGTGGCTGACGCCCAGGCCGTGCAAGCTGCCATCGACGATGCGGTCCTGGCCTTTGGCGGACTGGATCTGGTGGTGAATAATGCCGGACTGTCCCTCTCGAAATCGCTGCTGGAAACCACCGAAGCCGACTGGGATCTGCAGCATGATGTGATGGCCAAGGGCTCGTTCCTCGTCTCCAAGGCCGCGGCCAAGGTGCTGATCGAGCAGAAGCTGGGAGGCGACATCATCTACATCTCTTCCAAGAACTCGGTGTTCGCTGGCCCCAACAACATTGCCTACTCGGCCACCAAGGCGGACCAGGCCCACCAGGTGCGCTTGCTGGCAGTTGAGCTGGGCGAGCACGGTGTCCGGGTTAATGGCATCAATCCCGATGGCGTTGTCCGCGGGTCCGGCATCTTTGCCTCCGGGTGGGGTGCCAACCGCGCCGCGACCTACGGGGTGGCTGAAGAAGACCTCGGCCAGTTCTATGCCAACCGCACGATCCTGAAGCGCGAAGTCATTCCGGAAAATATTGCCGACGCGGTATATGTACTGACCGGACCCGAATTATCCCGCACCACAGGGTTGCACATTCCAGTGGATTCTGGTGTTGCTGCAGCGTTCCTGCGATGA
- a CDS encoding MFS transporter, which yields MGTAATKRGITGWKATIAVAMSNYIEAGAIIALATSLSLWQSAFGFDDGLVGVIAAVSANAFGAALGAMIGGPLCDRLGRKFIYTYDLMVFMLGALLITFTFNTVLLVVGVVLMGIAVGAGVPASWTYIAEEAPEESRAAHVGTAQLAWSFGPAVGFALAIMVAPLGVTGSRLIFLHLFIVAAVTWWVRRGLPESTRWKEQRATELANGTKLSFFSGIRGLLAERKNWSALLFLIGVYGLWNTVAGQAGIFQPRVYEAAGVESATQQNLLQVLVWVLTAAATYFGFMKYGDRVSRRWLYFTGALLGIVAWAVLIFAPPGAFSLLFYAVAWGISAGIGAQAFYGLWTAELFATKYRASAQGMLFMLARVMVGLLSLVFPVLLTSMGLEKLGLLILGLLAAALLIGTIWAPETRGKSLEEIEVARYGKLVAPNKVDA from the coding sequence ATGGGTACCGCAGCAACGAAGCGCGGCATCACCGGCTGGAAAGCCACCATCGCCGTCGCGATGAGCAACTACATCGAGGCCGGCGCCATTATCGCCCTGGCCACCAGCTTGAGCCTCTGGCAGTCGGCTTTCGGGTTTGATGACGGTCTGGTCGGCGTGATCGCCGCGGTCTCCGCCAATGCCTTTGGCGCGGCGCTCGGCGCCATGATCGGCGGCCCGCTCTGCGACCGCCTGGGCCGCAAGTTCATCTACACCTATGACCTGATGGTCTTCATGCTCGGCGCCCTGCTGATCACCTTCACCTTCAACACCGTTTTGCTGGTGGTGGGCGTGGTGCTCATGGGCATCGCCGTGGGCGCCGGCGTCCCGGCATCCTGGACCTATATCGCCGAGGAAGCGCCAGAGGAATCGCGCGCCGCCCACGTGGGCACAGCGCAGCTGGCCTGGTCCTTCGGCCCGGCCGTGGGTTTCGCCCTGGCGATCATGGTCGCGCCTCTTGGCGTGACCGGGTCCCGGCTGATCTTCTTGCACCTGTTCATCGTTGCCGCGGTGACCTGGTGGGTACGCCGCGGCCTGCCCGAATCCACCCGCTGGAAAGAGCAGCGGGCCACCGAGCTGGCCAATGGCACCAAGCTGTCCTTCTTCTCCGGGATCCGCGGCCTGCTGGCCGAACGAAAGAACTGGTCGGCACTGCTGTTCCTGATCGGCGTCTACGGGCTATGGAATACCGTGGCCGGCCAGGCCGGCATCTTCCAGCCGCGCGTTTACGAAGCCGCCGGAGTCGAGTCGGCCACGCAGCAGAACCTGCTCCAGGTCCTGGTCTGGGTGCTGACCGCCGCTGCCACCTACTTCGGCTTCATGAAATACGGCGACCGCGTCTCCCGCCGCTGGCTGTACTTCACCGGCGCCCTGCTGGGCATCGTGGCATGGGCCGTGCTGATCTTCGCCCCGCCAGGCGCCTTCTCGCTGCTGTTCTACGCGGTGGCCTGGGGCATCTCAGCCGGTATCGGCGCTCAGGCCTTTTACGGGCTGTGGACCGCGGAGCTGTTCGCCACCAAGTACCGTGCCAGTGCCCAGGGCATGCTGTTCATGCTCGCCCGCGTGATGGTCGGCCTGCTGTCCCTGGTCTTCCCGGTGCTGCTCACCAGCATGGGACTGGAAAAGCTGGGCCTGCTGATCCTGGGACTGCTCGCCGCAGCCCTGCTGATCGGAACGATCTGGGCCCCGGAAACCCGTGGCAAGTCCCTGGAAGAAATTGAAGTAGCGCGCTACGGCAAGCTGGTCGCCCCCAACAAGGTCGACGCTTAA
- a CDS encoding LysR family transcriptional regulator, producing MATQPDLSGVSLPQIAAVIAVVDYGSFTAAADILGISQPSLSRRVQSLEQSLGVPIFRAVGRTMQLTDAGRSLVPAGRRILDELASINALGTSTRELKTGSLRIAGLPSLIGSVLPEYVGKFHQQHPGIHLEILSVQDHDELVEAIRLGSADAAFGVSHAVPSDLETRLVCYQEFSAVLPADTETAAELDAGLLGTLTLVSLPQPTSIRKVTDEVYRSLGCTPPRVITTVQRDALVPLSIASGGITMVPSIMATTAEVYGGKQMPLPTGTGRAIGVIYRPDPFQNPALAEFLHFL from the coding sequence ATGGCCACTCAACCCGACCTCAGCGGTGTCTCCCTGCCCCAGATCGCGGCTGTTATCGCGGTGGTCGACTATGGTTCCTTCACTGCTGCCGCCGACATCCTCGGAATCTCCCAGCCTTCCCTCTCGCGAAGGGTGCAGAGCCTGGAACAGAGCTTGGGCGTGCCGATTTTCCGTGCGGTCGGGCGCACCATGCAGCTCACCGATGCCGGTCGCAGCCTCGTACCGGCTGGCCGGCGAATCCTCGATGAGCTGGCTTCGATCAACGCCCTGGGCACTTCAACAAGGGAACTGAAAACCGGTTCCCTGCGCATCGCGGGCTTGCCCTCGTTGATCGGCAGCGTGCTGCCCGAGTACGTAGGAAAATTCCATCAGCAGCATCCCGGCATCCATCTGGAAATCCTCAGCGTTCAGGATCACGATGAGCTCGTGGAGGCCATTCGGCTCGGCAGCGCCGACGCGGCCTTTGGCGTCAGCCACGCAGTGCCCTCTGATCTGGAAACCAGGCTGGTCTGCTATCAGGAATTCTCCGCAGTGCTCCCCGCTGATACAGAGACAGCCGCGGAACTCGACGCCGGGTTGCTGGGTACTTTGACCTTGGTCAGCCTTCCCCAGCCCACGTCCATCCGCAAGGTGACCGACGAGGTATACCGCTCGCTGGGCTGCACCCCTCCGAGGGTCATCACCACGGTGCAGCGTGACGCCCTGGTTCCGCTGAGCATTGCCAGCGGCGGGATCACCATGGTTCCAAGCATCATGGCCACCACGGCCGAAGTTTATGGCGGCAAGCAGATGCCACTTCCAACAGGAACCGGCCGAGCCATCGGCGTGATCTACCGGCCCGACCCATTCCAGAATCCCGCGTTGGCAGAGTTCCTGCACTTCTTGTGA
- a CDS encoding L-rhamnose mutarotase, with amino-acid sequence MRVCFQLQVLPELMDEYIEHHRHVWPQMLQAIKDAGRRNYSLFLRGDGLLIGYYETDDDEAAQTALDADPRTALWEEQMSEFFVSLDGRADQQAQRLGEVFNLEDQLAHLPAAKN; translated from the coding sequence GTGCGAGTTTGCTTCCAGCTACAGGTCCTCCCGGAACTCATGGATGAATACATCGAACACCATCGGCACGTGTGGCCCCAGATGCTCCAAGCCATCAAGGATGCCGGGCGCCGGAACTACTCGCTCTTCCTTCGCGGCGACGGCCTGCTGATCGGCTACTACGAAACCGACGACGATGAAGCAGCCCAAACAGCCCTGGACGCCGACCCGCGCACAGCCTTGTGGGAAGAACAGATGTCTGAATTCTTCGTCAGCCTCGACGGGCGCGCCGACCAGCAGGCACAGCGCCTTGGCGAAGTATTCAATCTCGAAGACCAACTGGCCCACCTGCCAGCAGCAAAGAACTAA
- the rhaI gene encoding L-rhamnose isomerase, producing the protein MGATLSPENRETLNRLAIEVPSWAYGNSGTRFKVYSTAGTPRDPFEKIADAAEVHRLTGLAPSVALHIPWDKVEDFAELRTHAENLGVRLGTINSNTFQDDDYKFGALTHEDPKIRRKAIDHHLECIDVMDATGSQDLKIWLAEGSNYPGQADMRGRQDRLADSLAEIYARLTGEQRLVLEYKFFEPAFYHTDVPDWGTSYAQVAALGERAMVCLDTGHHAPGTNIEFIVMQLLRLGKLGSFDFNSRFYADDDLIVGSADPYQLFRIMAEVIRGGGLEESSTISFMLDQCHNVENKIQGQIRSVLNVQEMTARALLIDRVALTEAQISGDVLAANEIFMNAFYTDIRSELEAWRAERGLPADPMQAFRASDYQNRIEAERVGGVQAGWGA; encoded by the coding sequence ATGGGCGCAACGTTGAGCCCCGAAAACCGAGAAACCCTCAACCGGTTGGCCATCGAGGTCCCGTCCTGGGCCTACGGCAACTCCGGCACCCGCTTTAAGGTGTACTCCACCGCAGGCACTCCGCGGGACCCCTTTGAAAAGATCGCCGACGCCGCCGAGGTGCACCGCCTGACCGGCCTTGCCCCATCGGTCGCGTTGCACATTCCCTGGGACAAAGTCGAAGACTTCGCCGAGCTGCGCACCCACGCCGAAAACCTGGGTGTGCGTCTGGGAACCATCAACTCGAACACCTTCCAGGATGACGACTACAAGTTCGGCGCACTGACCCACGAGGATCCCAAGATCCGCCGCAAGGCCATCGACCACCACCTCGAATGCATCGACGTCATGGACGCCACCGGCAGCCAGGATTTGAAGATCTGGCTGGCTGAAGGCTCCAACTACCCGGGCCAGGCCGATATGCGCGGCCGCCAGGACCGCCTGGCGGACTCGCTGGCGGAAATCTACGCGCGGCTGACCGGCGAGCAGCGCCTGGTGCTGGAGTACAAGTTCTTCGAGCCCGCTTTCTACCACACCGACGTTCCGGACTGGGGCACTTCCTACGCCCAGGTCGCCGCCCTGGGCGAGCGCGCCATGGTCTGCCTGGATACCGGGCACCACGCGCCGGGCACCAATATCGAGTTCATCGTCATGCAACTGCTGCGGCTGGGCAAGCTGGGCTCCTTCGACTTCAACTCGCGCTTCTACGCCGACGATGACCTGATCGTCGGATCAGCCGATCCTTATCAGCTCTTCCGCATCATGGCCGAGGTGATCCGCGGTGGCGGGCTGGAAGAGTCGAGCACCATTTCCTTCATGCTGGACCAGTGCCACAATGTGGAGAACAAGATCCAGGGCCAGATCCGCAGCGTGCTCAACGTCCAGGAAATGACTGCCCGCGCCCTGCTGATCGACCGGGTGGCGCTGACCGAAGCGCAGATTTCCGGCGATGTCTTGGCCGCCAACGAGATCTTCATGAACGCCTTCTACACCGATATCCGTTCGGAACTCGAAGCCTGGCGCGCCGAACGCGGCCTGCCAGCAGACCCGATGCAGGCCTTCCGCGCATCGGACTACCAGAACCGCATCGAAGCCGAACGTGTCGGCGGGGTCCAAGCAGGATGGGGAGCATAA
- a CDS encoding rhamnulokinase, translated as MSRNQGQHPVAAIDLGATSGRVMIGELVDGKVELTLVHRFANGPVPLVEFDSRASAQALAWDIDELWSQIRQGLQMAFELRPDIASIGVDSWAVDYALLKEGQRLGQVRHYRDPRNELAVPDLEAKFSRAELFERNGLQFLAFNTIYQLQAEKQEQRLGEADQLLLVPDYINWLLTGQARCEWTNASTTGLLNQRSGTWDEELVGQLGVAGKLAPIIHPGDSVGSLLPELAREFGASNSVQVVAVASHDTASAVAATPLAGKNSAYISCGTWGLVGVELAEPVLTEQAQAAGFTNELGLDGSVRVLKNVTGTFLLSESVSYWNQQAAQASEPEVQLADLLAQAARLPVPLVLIDPQDEEFLAPGRMPVRISEAISKAGGTAPESRAELIRIVIESLAASFAAQAHEAARLGGFDLEDIHIVGGGSQGELLCQRTADLARVPVVAGPVECTALGNVLVQLRSLPQGADQVDDLRAVVRRSVVLRNYQPVGVLKPA; from the coding sequence ATGAGCCGCAACCAAGGCCAGCACCCGGTTGCCGCCATCGATCTGGGGGCTACCAGCGGCCGCGTCATGATTGGCGAGCTGGTGGACGGCAAGGTTGAACTGACCCTCGTCCACCGCTTCGCCAACGGGCCGGTGCCACTGGTCGAATTCGACTCCAGGGCATCAGCGCAGGCCTTGGCCTGGGACATCGATGAGCTGTGGTCGCAGATCCGCCAGGGGCTGCAAATGGCCTTTGAGCTGCGCCCGGACATCGCCAGCATCGGAGTCGATTCTTGGGCGGTGGACTACGCGCTGCTCAAGGAAGGGCAGCGTCTGGGGCAGGTGCGGCACTACCGTGATCCGCGCAATGAACTGGCGGTCCCGGATCTGGAGGCGAAGTTCAGCCGAGCTGAGCTCTTCGAGCGCAACGGCCTGCAGTTCCTGGCCTTTAACACCATCTACCAGTTGCAGGCCGAGAAGCAGGAGCAGCGACTCGGCGAGGCCGACCAGCTGTTGCTGGTGCCCGACTACATCAACTGGCTGCTGACCGGGCAAGCGCGGTGCGAGTGGACCAATGCTTCCACCACTGGCCTGCTCAACCAGCGTTCCGGAACGTGGGATGAGGAATTGGTGGGGCAGCTCGGAGTGGCTGGCAAGCTGGCGCCGATCATCCACCCTGGTGACAGCGTTGGCTCCTTGCTGCCGGAACTGGCCCGGGAATTCGGTGCTTCGAATTCGGTGCAAGTGGTGGCGGTCGCCTCCCATGACACGGCCAGTGCTGTAGCTGCGACACCGTTGGCGGGCAAGAACTCCGCGTACATCTCCTGCGGAACCTGGGGACTGGTCGGAGTGGAGTTGGCTGAGCCGGTGCTGACCGAGCAGGCTCAAGCGGCGGGATTCACCAACGAACTCGGCCTTGATGGATCGGTCCGGGTCCTCAAGAACGTCACGGGAACCTTCTTGCTCAGCGAATCGGTGAGCTACTGGAACCAGCAAGCTGCGCAGGCCTCAGAACCGGAGGTCCAGCTGGCCGATCTGCTGGCGCAAGCCGCGAGGCTGCCCGTTCCCCTGGTCTTGATTGATCCGCAAGACGAGGAGTTCCTCGCACCGGGACGGATGCCAGTTCGCATCAGCGAAGCGATCAGCAAGGCTGGAGGGACCGCACCGGAAAGCCGTGCCGAGCTGATTCGCATTGTCATCGAGTCCCTGGCTGCGAGCTTCGCCGCCCAGGCCCATGAAGCGGCGCGGCTGGGCGGATTCGACCTTGAGGATATCCATATTGTCGGCGGCGGATCCCAAGGAGAGCTGTTGTGCCAGCGAACCGCTGATCTTGCCCGGGTGCCGGTTGTTGCCGGCCCGGTCGAGTGCACCGCCTTGGGCAATGTGCTGGTGCAATTGCGGTCCTTGCCGCAGGGTGCCGATCAAGTCGATGACCTGCGTGCGGTGGTTCGCCGGTCTGTGGTTTTGCGCAACTATCAACCGGTGGGCGTGCTCAAGCCGGCATAG
- a CDS encoding LacI family DNA-binding transcriptional regulator, with product MAVSVKEVAAEAGVSVGTVSNVLNRPEVVSERTVAKVTAAIEKLGFVRNDAARQLRAGHSRNFGLVVLDARNPFFMDVTQGAQHRALENGYTVLMGASDNSLTTEQQLLDLFEEQRVAGVLISPMHSDFSRLWKIREAGTPVVLVDRGSGDRSFSSVSVNDVEGGRIAVQHLVDLGRKNIAFVGGPQSIEQVQHRLEGAQSVIAGTADAVLLHLPTKQLTVIEGRAVGERILAMEPAQRPDGIFAANDLLALGILQALVMSGSLSVPGDIALVGYDNIDFAQSAVVPITTVRQPAEEIGRTAVDVLLREAEAGADAVREQFVFTPKLVIRESTVGTGNAN from the coding sequence GTGGCCGTCAGCGTTAAGGAAGTCGCCGCCGAAGCCGGAGTTTCCGTGGGCACCGTATCCAACGTGCTCAACCGCCCCGAGGTTGTTTCCGAACGAACCGTCGCCAAGGTCACCGCAGCCATCGAAAAGCTCGGCTTTGTCCGCAACGACGCCGCCCGGCAATTGCGCGCAGGACACAGCCGGAACTTCGGGCTCGTCGTACTCGATGCACGCAACCCCTTCTTCATGGACGTCACCCAAGGCGCGCAGCACCGCGCCCTGGAAAATGGCTACACCGTGCTCATGGGTGCCAGCGACAACTCGCTGACTACCGAACAGCAGCTCTTGGATCTCTTCGAGGAGCAGCGAGTCGCCGGCGTGCTCATTTCCCCCATGCACAGCGACTTCAGCCGCCTCTGGAAAATCCGCGAAGCCGGCACCCCGGTGGTCTTGGTCGACCGCGGCAGCGGGGATCGCAGCTTCTCCTCGGTCTCGGTCAACGACGTTGAAGGCGGACGCATCGCCGTGCAGCACCTGGTGGATCTGGGCCGCAAGAACATCGCGTTTGTCGGCGGACCGCAGAGCATCGAACAGGTGCAGCATCGACTTGAAGGAGCCCAATCGGTGATCGCCGGCACCGCCGACGCAGTGCTGCTGCACCTGCCCACCAAGCAGCTCACCGTGATTGAAGGCCGGGCCGTCGGCGAGCGCATCCTTGCCATGGAACCCGCCCAACGCCCGGACGGGATTTTCGCCGCCAACGACCTGCTGGCACTGGGCATCCTGCAGGCCCTGGTGATGTCCGGGTCCCTCTCGGTGCCTGGCGACATCGCGCTGGTGGGCTACGACAATATCGACTTCGCCCAGTCGGCCGTTGTCCCGATCACCACTGTGCGCCAGCCAGCCGAGGAAATCGGCCGCACGGCAGTGGACGTGTTGCTGCGCGAAGCAGAGGCAGGGGCGGACGCGGTGCGCGAGCAGTTCGTCTTCACCCCGAAACTTGTCATCCGTGAATCCACTGTGGGGACGGGCAACGCGAACTAA